The window GACTTCTTTGACCGATCGCAAGTTATTCTACAGTCACCCCATCAGGATGATTACGAAAGTTATCAAACAAAAGTTTGGGAGAAATTGAAAGCGGTAGCAGCAAGTGCCCCTCCCCCCGCCATCGTAGCAAAAGTAATCTGGCAAGCCGCCCACGACAAAAGCGATCGGTTGCGTTACAGCGTCGGTGACCAAGTCCCCTTGTTGTTATTAGTCAATCGCCTACTCCCCCACACCTGGCTGCAGTCAATCATCAAGAAAACCCTGACCTAGGTCTTCCTCCTGTCTTGCTATATGGCTGAAGGTGAGCTGAGGCTACTGCAGTACGGCTAGTTTATTGAGTCTGATTTTGTGGCATGGGGGCTGAGCTTGTCGAAGCCCCACCTCTTCACAACCACCCCTTCGTCTTAATAGCGTGGTGAATCTTATCGATTACTTCTGGCAGAGGAATAGCTCCTAGCTCTCCCTGCTGACGAGTGCGAATACTCAGAGACCCCGACTCCACCTCCTTGTTACCCGCAATCCCCATCACGGGAATCTTCTCCAACTCTGCTTTGCGGATTTGTTTTGCCATTCGCTCACCCGATCGGTCAAGTTGCACCCTTATGCCCTCTGCCTTCATCTTTTGTTCCACCTCTGTCAGATAAGGAATCTGCTCATCTGAAACAGGAATCAACCTTACCTGCACAGGCGCTAACCAGAGAGGAAAATCACCCGCATAGTTTTCCACCAACACCCCAAAGAACCGTTCTAACGAGCCAAACAGAGCGCGGTGAATCATAATCGGGCGTTTGCGCAGTCCATCTTCTGCCACATACTCCAAATCAAACCTCTGCGGCAGATTGAAATCCACCTGAATCGTAGAACACTGCCACTTACGACCGATCGCATCTTCAATCTTAATGTCAATCTTAGGACCGTAAAAAGCACCCCCCCCTTCATCTACCTTGTACTGCCAGCCTTTTTGCTCTAGAGCCTCCCGCAGTGCCGCCGTGGCTTTTTCCCAAATTGCATCCTCCCCCACATACTTATCAGGTCTGGTAGACAGATTCACCTCATATTCCGCAAAACCAAAAGTGGAAAGGAGTTGCTCTGCCAAATGCAAAACCCCCAAAATCTCACTGGCAATTTGGTCTTCCGTACAAAAGATATGGGCATCATCCTGGGTAAACCCCCGCACCCGCATTAGACCATGCATCGTCCCCGATCGTTCATACCTGTAAACCGTCCCTAACTCCGCATAACGAAGGGGGAATTCCCTGTAAGAATGCAGACTATCTTTATAAATCAAAATGTGGAAGGGACAGTTCATGGGTTTTAGTTGGTACTCCTGTTCTTCCACCTCCATCGTGTCAAACATACTGTCGCGGTAGAAGTCATTATGCCCCGAAGTTTTCCATAGCTCCAGATTAGCAATGTGGGGAGTAGTCACCAGCTCGTAACCCGCCTGCAGATGCAACTCCTTCCAAAAGTCCTCAATGATCTTGCGCATCAGAGCACCCCTCGGATGCCAGAAAACCAAACCACCCCCCGCCTCCTCTTGAATGCTAAATAGCTGTAAATCCTTGCCAATCTTGCGATGGTCCCTTCTTTTTGCCTCCTCCACCTGATGTTTGTATGCTTCCAGCTGCTCCTTCGTTTCCCACGCCGTGCCGTAAATCCGCTGGAGCATAGCATTCCTCTCATCCCCCCGCCAGTAAGCTCCCGCAATACTTTCCAATTCAAAAGCCTCCGGGTCAATCTCTCCCGTCCTCTCCAAATGCGGCCCAGCACACAAATCCCACCAGGCATTCTGGTCCTTGTGGGGGTCACCCAAAAAATAACGCGTAATCACAGCATCAAGGGGAATAGCATCCAACAACTCCAACTTGTAGGGTTCATTTAGTTTGTTAATCTCTGCCCTGATTACCTCCCGATCGACTTCTTGCCTTACCACAGGCAGATCAGCCTTGATGATCTTCCTCATCTCCTTTTCAATCTTTTTCAAGTCTTGGGGAGTAAAGGGCTCTTTGCGGTCAAAATCATAGTAAAACCCAGTCTCTGTCGCTGGTCCAATCGTCACCTTAGCATCTGGAAAGAGCTTCTGTACCGCCATCGCCATCACGTGAGAACAGGTATGCCGAATACGATGTAACCGATCGGGGTCAGCACTCTTGAGAATATCGCTAGGTTTAACCGCAGATTGCACCATAATTACAGACACAGACTAGGTCAGACCTATCTTAGCCTAAGTTGCTCTCCATCTTGACCTCCTTCCCTAGGGGGAGAAAAAATTTGCCCAACAATTCCACCGCCCCCATCTGCTAAATTAAAAAACATTAACAATTGTTTATATTAGGCATCTATAGGAAGGGGCTATATGAATTTACTGGTCGTGGGTGCAACGGGCACATTGGGCAGGCAGGTCGTTCGCTATGCCCTCGATCAGGGGTTACAGGTAAAATGCTTGGTGCGTAATCCCAAACGAGCGACGTTTTTACGAGAATGGGGAGCAGAACTAGTAGTAGGAGATCTAACCCAAAAGGAAACGATCGAGAAAGCCTTAACAGGCATAACTCATGTAGTCGATGCAGCGACCACCCGTCCCACTGATAGTTTGCGCATTAAAGAAGTGGATTGGCAAGGCAAAGTCCATCTCATCCAGGCAGCAGAGAGAGCAGAGGTTGCTAAGTTTGTCTTCTTTTCCATTCTCCATGCGGAAAAATACCGCCAAGTCCCCCTCATGGAAATTAAGTACTGCACAGAGCAATTTTTAGCAGAAACAAACCTCGATTACACCATTCTCAAACCCTGCGGCTTCATGCAAGGACTGATTGGACAATATGCCATTCCCATCCTAGAGGGGGAGACAATCTGGATTACAGGTGAATCCTGCCCCATCGCCTACATGAACACCCAAGATGTAGCTAAATTTGCCGTCAAAGCCCTGACCATCCCTGAAACCAAGCGACAGAGCTATGCCCTAGCGGGAGTCAAGGCCTGGTGCCCCAGTGAGATCGTTGCCCTCTGTGAGAAGCTGTCAGGCAAAACTGCCCGCACTGCCGGTATGCCCATTGGTTTACTGCGCTTTGTCCGTAAGCTCGCCCTCGCCTTTGAATGGACCTGGAGCGTAGCAGAACGGATGGCGTTTGTGGAAGTGATGGCTGGTGGTATTCCCATCGATGCCCCTATGGCAGATACCTGTGACCTATTCCAAATCCCCCTCAGTGACATCACCACCCTGGAAGACTATCTCCAAGACTACTTCTCCCGCATCCTCCGCAAATTGCGCGAACTGCAGTACAAAGACCCCAAAGTCAAAACCCCCTTCTAATTTCCTTCCCCAGAAAGACCCACCCTGCTACAAATTGGCATATTATGTAACTAGTAGTTAACAAAACTTCACACTCGTAGGAGGAAGGCTATGCAAAACACCGAACCCAAATTTGGCTTTAACACCTTTGCAGAAACTTGGAACGGCCGTTTGGCTATGCTTGGTTTCGTCATTGGTTTGGCTACCGAGTTCCTGACTGGTCAAGGTATTTTGTCCCAACTGGGCTTGATGTAATTTTGTGCCAACTAGGAGAAGTAGTGCCCCCAGGAGGGGGCTATTCTTTTAGCTAAAGACCACCCGCTTGTGCCAGACCCAAAATCATACCAATGCCTAGGATATGACCAAAGCTAGCGGTTGCTAGTAATTCCGCTGTCCCGAAGCCCGTGAACATATCTGGCAAAGGAAAAGGTAGAGCGGGACTGACTCCCTTTTGTTGGATGGCATAACGCCCGATCGCTACGGCAAACAGATTACAAGTGATCATGATTAAAGCAACCTTAAAACTCCAAGTGGGAGTAGCGGGCACACCCAAACTCATAATATGATTGAACGTGGTTAAACTCATAATTATCTCATCTCTAAAAAGCAACAATAAAAACTGACCTGCACTCCCAAAGGAAGTACAAGTTTTTGTTTATTTTTATTTTTGCAGATACGGATTGTTCACACCTGATCTATTAACAAGAATTAACAGACACAAGTTAATTGGGGCTAGAGGAAAGAGATTGCAGGATACGATCGAATGTCCCACCATCTTGGAAGAATTCGGTTTGGGCGCGTTCCCAGCCGCCTAGGTCTCGGATGGTTAATAGTTTAGCGATCGGGGCAAATTGGGATTGGAATTCCTTGCTCACGGCAGGGTTAGTGGGGCGAAAACCAATCTTGGCCAGTTCCCGTTGGGCGGGGGGGCTATACAAGTAGCGCACAAAGGCTTCTGCCACTGCTCTGTTGCCATGGCGATCGACATTGCGATCGATAACTACGACAGGGTGTTCAATGGCGAAATTAACAGGGGGAACTAAAAAATCCACTTTTTGTCCCATCAAACGGGCGAGGACAAGTTCATGTTCATAATTGAGTAAGACATCTCCTTGTTTTCTTTTAGTGAATATATCAGTGGCTTCGCGGGCATTTTTAGGCAGAATTGGGGTGTTGCGATAAACTTGGGCTACATAATCCAGGGAATTACTCACCGCCAGTAAACTGAGAAAATTCCACCTTGCCACTCCCGAAGTTTTGGGATTAGCTGTGATTACCTTCACCCCAGGGCGAGTTAGGTCTCCCCAGTCAGTGATATTTTGGGGATTGTTGGGGCGTACCGCCAGAGCAACTACCGATCGGGTGACAGTGGAATTATGGGGGAATTTTTGCTCCCAACCAGGTTTAACTAGACCTGCTTTCTGCAAGTTATACACATCGATAGGAATTGCCAGATAAGCTACATCCCCCGGCAGTCCATCAATTAATGCCCTTGTCTGGGTGCCCGATGCCCCATAGCTTTGATAAATCCGCACAGTCTGTCCTGTTTTTTGTTGCCACTCCCTTTCAAATTGGGGGATAATTTGTTGGAGAGCTAGGGCAGGGCTACTAAAGGCTACTACAGTTAGTTCCGTCGATTTTGTTGCACTACAGCCCGTCAGTAACAGAGTAATGCCCCCCAACAATAGACACACTAGCCACCGCCCCATGATGTTCCGCTTTAGCTTGACAGACAGCAAGTTTTTTAGTATTCCATAAACCCATGGGTTTGTACAGGAAAGTTTGGGGGAACAGGATTTCGCCGCCAGCAGTAGTCATGGTGGTTTACCTTGTGCTCATGTTGGGCTTGCCCCTTCTCACTTTATTTGTCACAGGTTTTAGTTTGCCCCCCGATCGGTTTTGGTCGATCGCTACCAGTAAGCTGGCTCTGGCAACCTATGCTATCAACATTAGTTTGGCGCTGGGGTCAGCAGTGTGCAACGGCATATTTGGGACATTAGTAGCTTGGGTGTTAGTGCGCTATGACTTTCCTGGCAAAAAGATAGTAGATGCCTCTATTGATATTCCCTTTGCTTTGCCGACAGCGGTAGCAGGGGTGGTGTTAACAACGGTCTACAGTGAAAATGGCATCATTGGTCGTCTGTTCGCCCCAGGTTCCTTGTTGGGGAGTCTGTTTGGTGCAGAGGGATGGCGGATTGCTTTTGCGCGACCAGGTGTTTTCATTGCCATGACCTTTGTCAGTTTGCCCTTTGTCATTCGTACTTTGCAACCTGTGTTGGAAGATTTGGAAAAGGAAGTAGAAGAAGCCGCTTGGTGCTTGGGGGCATCCCCTGCTACAACCTTTTGGTATGTGATTTTCCCCTCTCTGATTCCTTCTATCCTCACGGGTGTAGCGCTGGCTTTTTCACGGGCGGTGGGGGAATTTGGCTCGGTGGTTATCATTGCTGCTAATTTACCCTTTGATGATATGGTTAGTTCCGTTTTAATCTTTCAACGCCTAGAACAATTTGATTACCCGGGGGCTACAGTAATTGGGATTATGATGCTATTTTTGTCTATCTTCCTACTATTGATCATCAATCTATTGCAGAATTGGAGTACCAGGAGTGCCCAGAGTTAAAAGAATACCGATCGAGTTTCTCCTCATAGCTATTGCCCTGTTATTTTTGGCAGTAATGATCTATATTCCCCTCTTTGCTTTGGTCACAGAAGTAGTGCGGGGGGGATGGGATGTATTAGCCAAAACCTGGCACGATCGGAATTTTCGTAGTGCCGTTTTACTAACTATAACGACAGCGGGAATTGCTGTACCTTTGAATACAATTTTTGGGCTTTGTACCGCTTGGGTATTGGTTCGCCAACGGTTTCCTGGTCGGGCTCTAGTGATTACGATTTTGGACTTACCCTTTTCCATCTCCCCTGTAGTGGTGGGGTTAATGTTAGTGCTACTCTACGGGCGGCATAGTTGGTTGGGGGCGGTACTCGATCGTTTAAATATAGGCGTAGTGTTTGATTTACCAGGCATAGTTTTAGCTACTATTTTTGTGTCTTTACCTTTTGTAGCGCGGGAAGTGATGCCGATTTTAGAAGAGGTGGGGACAGCAGAAGAAGAGGCAGCTAAAACCCTGGGGGCATCCCCTTGGCAAACTTTTTGGTTAGTGACTGTACCTAACATTAAGTGGGGGATTCTCTACGGAGTACTATTAACTAATGCGCGGGCAATGGGAGAATTTGGTGCTGTTTCTGTTCTTTCTGGCAATATTTTAGGCAAAACACAAACCCTGCCTCTTTTTATTGAAGATGTCTACACTAATTATCAAACAGGAGAAGCTTTCGCTGCTTCTTTGGTACTCGCCATGCTAGCATTAGTAACACTAATACTGAAGGAATGGCTGGGCAGCAAAACAGGTAGTTCCCACAGACGGATGCACTAGGGGTATGGAACAGGAGTTAGGTATTTCTGTAAAAAATGTCTCCAAACGTTTTGGGGATTTTGTGGCTGTCGATCGGGTTAGTTTAGAGATCAAGGCGGGTGGATTAGCTGCCCTATTGGGACCTTCGGGGTCAGGTAAGTCAACTTTATTGCGCCTAATTGCAGGGTTAGAAATACCCGATGAAGGACAGATTCTTCTTACAGGGAAAGACAGCACCTATGAACAGGTACAAGACCGCAACATTGGTTTTGTTTTTCAACATTACGCCCTGTTTAAGCACATGACAGTGAGGGAGAACATTGGTTTTGGCTTGCGCATTCGCCGGGTGCCCAAAAAACAAATTAAAGCCAGAGTAGATGACCTGCTAGAACTAGTACAACTCAGGGGATTAGGCGATCGGTATCCCCATCAGCTATCGGGGGGACAGCGTCAAAGGGTAGCCCTTGCCCGTGCCCTAGCCGTTGAACCCAAAATTCTGCTGTTAGATGAACCCTTCAGTGCCCTAGATGCCCAGGTGAGAAAAGACTTACGGCAATGGTTACGGCGTTTACATGATGAAGTGCATGTGACCACGGTGTTTGTCACCCATGACCAAGAAGAAGCAATGGAAATCGCTGATCATATTGTGGTGATGAACAAAGGTAGAGTAGAACAGGAAGGCACACCAGCGGAAATCTATGACAATCCTGCCACTCCTTTTGTCATGCAGTTTATTGGTCCTGTGAATGTCATGCAAAGACAGAAGGAACAAGTGTTCATCCGTCCGCAAGATATTATCATTACTCTGAGTCCACCCCAAGAGCCTGTTATGACCATCGATCGGGGGCGGGTGAAGCGTATTATCAATCTGGGTTGGGAAGTACAGGTGGAGCTTTTGTTAGATGACGGACAAACTTTAATGGCACACCTGTCGCGGGATCAATTTGCTGATTTAGCTTTGACTGTAGGACAGACTGTGTATATTACTTCCAAAGATGAGCGTTCTTTTCCCTTAGATTATGTCATTTGATTGGTTATGGAGTTTGTTGATCATCCCAGGGGTGGGTTTGATCGTATGGGGGGCAGAAACTTTTGCTCAGCATATCGGGAAAGCTGCCTTGGGTTTGGGGGTGAGTGGTTTCGCTTTAGCACTGCTTTTGGCGGGGGCAGAACCAGAGGAATTAGCGACAGCAATTACCGCAGCTGTTAAGGGAGCGCCAGCCATTGCCCTAGGAGACGCGATCGGGGCTAATATCGCTATTTGTCTGGTAGCTTTGGGAGTGGGAGCGGTCTGGTCGCCTTTGCCTTTTAGCAGGAAAGTGTGGCTTTATGGTCTGCTGGCTTTGCCTATCAGCACGATCGGTGTCTTTTTCATTTGGGATGGTGTTGTTACTCGTCTGGAAGGTTTTCTGTTAGTGCTTTCTTATATCTTGTATGTGGGTTTGATTTGGTGGCAAGAAAAAGAACCGCCAGCATTGGGGGAAGTAGAAGAGTTTTTGGAAGAAGAGGAAGCAGAGGAAAAGATAGAAATTACAAAAGAGATGATTTATGTGTTTGGTGGTTTGGCAGGCATGACGATCGGTTCTGTTTTATTAGTGGAAGCTGTGCGCAGAATTGCTCCTATAGAATCTACCCAGGCTCTAATTTCTCTGAGTTTAGTAGGATTTGCCACTGCCTTTGAATTGGTAGTCCTCTGTTGGTCAGCCGCCCGCCAAGGAGCAACGGATGTGGTAATTGCCGGGGTAGTGGGGTCATTTGCCTATAACACAACCATGACAGTAGGTTTAGCCTCTTTGTTACGACCCTTGCAGATTGAAGAAGGTAGCTTGTTACATCGCCCTGGGGTGGTGATGCTTGCCTGCCTGGTTCTGGTGTTGGTGCTAGCGGCAAGGAAAAAGAAAATCGATCGGTTTGGTGGCTTTATTTTGCTAGCCAGTTATCCCCTGTTTATTGCCAGTTTGTTTTTACCAGGGCTATGATAGAGGAGAAGGGGGGGGAGAGATAGTGCAGACGGTAGCATTTTTAGGCATGGGAGTCATGGGTAGCGCCATGGCAGGCAACTTAGCCCAGGGGGGCTATCGGGTTTATGTGTGGAATCGCAATCCCCAGCGACCAGAAATCAAACGGGCTACCGATCGGGGGGCAATTTGGTGTGACTCCATCCCTACAGCAGTCAACAAGGCGGAAATCGTGTTTATCTGTGTGGGAGACGGGGCGGATGTGGAGCAGGTGTTATTTCCCCATGTGGTAGACCATCTGTCCCCAGGGGGTGTAGTTGTAGATTGCAGTACGATCGGTGTTCCTGCTGCTCAGAAAATTGCTGCTGAGCTAGCCACTTATGACTTGGAATT is drawn from Pseudanabaenaceae cyanobacterium SKYG29 and contains these coding sequences:
- the thrS gene encoding threonine--tRNA ligase, producing the protein MVQSAVKPSDILKSADPDRLHRIRHTCSHVMAMAVQKLFPDAKVTIGPATETGFYYDFDRKEPFTPQDLKKIEKEMRKIIKADLPVVRQEVDREVIRAEINKLNEPYKLELLDAIPLDAVITRYFLGDPHKDQNAWWDLCAGPHLERTGEIDPEAFELESIAGAYWRGDERNAMLQRIYGTAWETKEQLEAYKHQVEEAKRRDHRKIGKDLQLFSIQEEAGGGLVFWHPRGALMRKIIEDFWKELHLQAGYELVTTPHIANLELWKTSGHNDFYRDSMFDTMEVEEQEYQLKPMNCPFHILIYKDSLHSYREFPLRYAELGTVYRYERSGTMHGLMRVRGFTQDDAHIFCTEDQIASEILGVLHLAEQLLSTFGFAEYEVNLSTRPDKYVGEDAIWEKATAALREALEQKGWQYKVDEGGGAFYGPKIDIKIEDAIGRKWQCSTIQVDFNLPQRFDLEYVAEDGLRKRPIMIHRALFGSLERFFGVLVENYAGDFPLWLAPVQVRLIPVSDEQIPYLTEVEQKMKAEGIRVQLDRSGERMAKQIRKAELEKIPVMGIAGNKEVESGSLSIRTRQQGELGAIPLPEVIDKIHHAIKTKGWL
- a CDS encoding NAD(P)H-binding protein, yielding MNLLVVGATGTLGRQVVRYALDQGLQVKCLVRNPKRATFLREWGAELVVGDLTQKETIEKALTGITHVVDAATTRPTDSLRIKEVDWQGKVHLIQAAERAEVAKFVFFSILHAEKYRQVPLMEIKYCTEQFLAETNLDYTILKPCGFMQGLIGQYAIPILEGETIWITGESCPIAYMNTQDVAKFAVKALTIPETKRQSYALAGVKAWCPSEIVALCEKLSGKTARTAGMPIGLLRFVRKLALAFEWTWSVAERMAFVEVMAGGIPIDAPMADTCDLFQIPLSDITTLEDYLQDYFSRILRKLRELQYKDPKVKTPF
- a CDS encoding chlorophyll a/b-binding protein; this translates as MQNTEPKFGFNTFAETWNGRLAMLGFVIGLATEFLTGQGILSQLGLM
- the psaK gene encoding photosystem I reaction center subunit PsaK — encoded protein: MSLTTFNHIMSLGVPATPTWSFKVALIMITCNLFAVAIGRYAIQQKGVSPALPFPLPDMFTGFGTAELLATASFGHILGIGMILGLAQAGGL
- a CDS encoding sulfate ABC transporter substrate-binding protein, with the translated sequence MGRWLVCLLLGGITLLLTGCSATKSTELTVVAFSSPALALQQIIPQFEREWQQKTGQTVRIYQSYGASGTQTRALIDGLPGDVAYLAIPIDVYNLQKAGLVKPGWEQKFPHNSTVTRSVVALAVRPNNPQNITDWGDLTRPGVKVITANPKTSGVARWNFLSLLAVSNSLDYVAQVYRNTPILPKNAREATDIFTKRKQGDVLLNYEHELVLARLMGQKVDFLVPPVNFAIEHPVVVIDRNVDRHGNRAVAEAFVRYLYSPPAQRELAKIGFRPTNPAVSKEFQSQFAPIAKLLTIRDLGGWERAQTEFFQDGGTFDRILQSLSSSPN
- the cysT gene encoding sulfate ABC transporter permease subunit CysT, whose product is MVVYLVLMLGLPLLTLFVTGFSLPPDRFWSIATSKLALATYAINISLALGSAVCNGIFGTLVAWVLVRYDFPGKKIVDASIDIPFALPTAVAGVVLTTVYSENGIIGRLFAPGSLLGSLFGAEGWRIAFARPGVFIAMTFVSLPFVIRTLQPVLEDLEKEVEEAAWCLGASPATTFWYVIFPSLIPSILTGVALAFSRAVGEFGSVVIIAANLPFDDMVSSVLIFQRLEQFDYPGATVIGIMMLFLSIFLLLIINLLQNWSTRSAQS
- the cysW gene encoding sulfate ABC transporter permease subunit CysW, with product MPRVKRIPIEFLLIAIALLFLAVMIYIPLFALVTEVVRGGWDVLAKTWHDRNFRSAVLLTITTAGIAVPLNTIFGLCTAWVLVRQRFPGRALVITILDLPFSISPVVVGLMLVLLYGRHSWLGAVLDRLNIGVVFDLPGIVLATIFVSLPFVAREVMPILEEVGTAEEEAAKTLGASPWQTFWLVTVPNIKWGILYGVLLTNARAMGEFGAVSVLSGNILGKTQTLPLFIEDVYTNYQTGEAFAASLVLAMLALVTLILKEWLGSKTGSSHRRMH
- a CDS encoding TOBE-like domain-containing protein, with protein sequence MEQELGISVKNVSKRFGDFVAVDRVSLEIKAGGLAALLGPSGSGKSTLLRLIAGLEIPDEGQILLTGKDSTYEQVQDRNIGFVFQHYALFKHMTVRENIGFGLRIRRVPKKQIKARVDDLLELVQLRGLGDRYPHQLSGGQRQRVALARALAVEPKILLLDEPFSALDAQVRKDLRQWLRRLHDEVHVTTVFVTHDQEEAMEIADHIVVMNKGRVEQEGTPAEIYDNPATPFVMQFIGPVNVMQRQKEQVFIRPQDIIITLSPPQEPVMTIDRGRVKRIINLGWEVQVELLLDDGQTLMAHLSRDQFADLALTVGQTVYITSKDERSFPLDYVI
- a CDS encoding sodium:calcium antiporter, translating into MSFDWLWSLLIIPGVGLIVWGAETFAQHIGKAALGLGVSGFALALLLAGAEPEELATAITAAVKGAPAIALGDAIGANIAICLVALGVGAVWSPLPFSRKVWLYGLLALPISTIGVFFIWDGVVTRLEGFLLVLSYILYVGLIWWQEKEPPALGEVEEFLEEEEAEEKIEITKEMIYVFGGLAGMTIGSVLLVEAVRRIAPIESTQALISLSLVGFATAFELVVLCWSAARQGATDVVIAGVVGSFAYNTTMTVGLASLLRPLQIEEGSLLHRPGVVMLACLVLVLVLAARKKKIDRFGGFILLASYPLFIASLFLPGL